The Deinococcus sp. Leaf326 DNA window AACTCGTTCGTGCCGGCGGTGCCGCCGAGGTCGCGGGTGCGCGGCCCCTCGGCCAGCACCTTGTTCACGGCGTTGTCGAGGCGGCGGGCCGTCTCGTGGTCGCCGAGGTGGTCGAGCATGAGCACGGCGGCCAGGATGCTCGCCGTGGGGTTGGCGACGCCCTGCCCAGCGATGTCGGGCGCCGAGCCGTGAACCGACTCGAAGATGCCGAACTTGTCGCCGACGTTGCCCGAGGCCGCAATCCCCAGGCCGCCCACCAGGCCGGCGGCGAGGTCCGAGAGGATGTCGCCGAACATGTTGGTCATGACCATCACGTCGAACTGTGAGGGATTGCGCACGAGCTGCATGGCGGCGTTGTCCACGATCATGGTGGAGGTGCTCAGGCCCTCGACCGTGGCGGTGTGGTCCATGATCGTGTTCAGGAACAGGCCCTGCGTGACCGGTAGTACGTTGGCCTTGTGCACCACGGTCAGGCGCTTGCCGCGCTTCATGGCGAGGTCGGCGGCGAACTTGCCGATGCGCTCGGAGGCGTCCTTAGTGATCACCGTGTCGGCGATGGCGGTGTCGCCGTAGCGGCGCTCCTGCTCGACGTACAGGCCCTGGGTGTTTTCGCGCACGATTACGAGGTCCACGTTGTCGTAGGCGCCGGGCACCGGGCGGGTGCGGGTGGGCCGCACGTTGGCGTACAGCCCGTACTTGCGCCGCAGGTGGCGGATGGCGCCGAAGAACCCGTCGGGCTTCTCGCCGCTGGGGCTTGTCGCCGCGCCGAACAGGGTCGCGTCGGTGTTCTCGACGGCGTCGTAGGTGGCCTGTGGCACGCTGGTGCCGTGGTCCAGGAAGTATTCGTAGCCGGCCTCGGCAGTCACGTATTCGGCGCTGAAGCCCGCGGCGTCGAGCACGCGGCGGGTGGCCGGAATCACTTCATGACCGATGCCGTCGCCTTCGATCAGACAGATGCGGTAGTTTGCCATAGCCTCCCCAGTCTAAGGGAGAAACGCGAGCCGATACACAGTTGCGCCTGCCCGGATGCGTCACGCCACGGGTAACGCGGTCCGTACGTAGGACCAGGGCTAGAAGCGGCCCAGCAGCTCGGCGGCCAGCTCCCCGGCGAGCAGCGGCCCCAGCAAGAAGCCCTTGCTGCCCAGCCCGGACAGCCGCCATACCCCGTCCTCGCCCTGGCCGCAGCGCAGCCCCGAGAGCCGGGTGCCGCTCCAGCGCCCCGTAAGCTGCGTGCCGTGCAGGCCGGGGGTCAGGGCCAACCCCTTGCCCAGTAGCCAACTCAGCGACCCCAGGGGGAGGTGGGGGGGCGCCCAAACCGGGGCCGGAGCCTCGAAGGTTGCGCCCAGGACCCCGCCGGAGGCCGCCGGAGCGGCGTAGGCCCCGAAACTCACGGGCACAGGCGAGGGTGCGCGGTCCAGCAGCAGCAGGCTGCCCGCACGGTACGTTCCGTCCCCCCCGGCCCAGCCGTGGCCCACCGCGCCGCCGCACCACACGGCCGCGTCAGCCTCCAGGGTCTCGCCGCCGTCCAAAGTGACCTGCTGGGCGCTCCAGCCCACGGCCCGCGCGCGCACTACCCGCGCGCCCGAGGCCCGGCGCAGCGCCGACGTGAACGCCGCGCCGTCGAGCCAGCCGCCCTCGGGCAGCCACAGCGCGTGTGCCCAGCCCGGGGCCAGTTCAGCGGGCGCCTCGACAGGGCTCAGCCAAGTGTGGGGCAGCTCGGCAGGCAGGTTGCGCGTGAACTTCTCGCGGGTGCGGTCATCCGGCACGGGCCGCAGCACGCCGCCCCGGCCGTGCGGCACCGCGTGACCGGCGGCCTCCAGCGCCTCCAGCCAAGTCCAGGTGCGTTGCAGCCCGGCCACTGCCTGGGGGTCCACCTTCCCCGACTGCCCGCGTACCGGATTCAGGAGGGCTGAGGGCACCCGGCTCGCGGCGTGCTGCCCGGTATCGACGAGGGTGACCCGCGCGCCGGCCTGCCCCAGGGCGTAGGCCACCGAGGCGCCGGCGACCCCACCCCCGATCACGGCGACGTGGGGTGGCGAGCTCATAGGGGGCGCACCGCACGCAGGCACTCGCGCTTGCCGGGGGCACCGGGGCGGCGCTCGACCTCCAGGCCCGCCGCCCCCAGCGCGCGGCGCACGTGCCCGGCCGCGCTGTAGGTGGTCAGGACCCCGCCGGGGGCTAGGGCCGCCGCCAGCCTCGCCGTGAACTCGGGCGTCCAGACTTCCGGGTTGCGCGACGGGGAGAAGCCGTCGAGGTACAGCGCCGTGGCCCAGTCGCGCGGCAGCTCGGCCGTGCTCACGTCCTCGAAGCGGACCTCTAGCGCTGCGCCGCCCGCCTGCACCTTCAAGCGTTCTCCGGCAATGTCCCAGGCGCCCAGCAACGCTTCCCAGGCCGGGTGGCCTTCGGCCTCACCGCCCACTGACACCCCACGCAGCGTCTCGGTCGAGACCGGATCGAATTCATAAGCGAGGTACTCAAGAGGGGCGCCGCTGCCGGCCGTCGCTGCCAGTGTGGCGCGGGCGTTCACGCCCACTCCAAACCCGATCTCCAGCACCCGCGGGGCCGGGTGGACATGGGTCCCACTGCCCTCCACGAAGACATGCCACGCCTGCGAACGCGCGCCGTGCCGTGAACCGTAGGCTTCGCCGAAGCGGGCGTTCAGGGCAGTGAGCGAGCCGTCGGGGGTGGTCAGGAGGGGAGGAGAAGAATCGGAACCGAACACCCGCGCAGCATAGGGCGGCGCAGGCGTCGGGTCTGGTGGCCGCGTTTCAGTGAACCGGTCAGCGCAGGTCTTCGTCCACGATGGCGAGTTCGCGGGTCAGACCGTGGGGGTCGCGCACGTCGAGGGTCTCGCGGCGCAGGGTCACGGCTTCCTCGTGTGTCACTGTGCGGCTCTGCTTGCTCAGCACCACGTCGCTCAGGGCGTAGATCTGTTTGGTCACCTCGGCGCGTTCCTCGCGGACGACGACTTCGTAGGTTCGGCCCGGCTCCAGCGCCTCGCCGTTGAGGGTCACGAGGCCCTGGCCGTCCTGCACGGTGATCTCCAGGGTTTCGCGTACGAGCTGTACGGGCACAAGCTCCTCACGCTCGACCACGCGCCGCAGCACGCTCACCGAACCGGCGCCGCCGCGGACGACCTCGATGTTCGCGCGTTCCTCGTGCAGTGTCATGCGGCCGAGTTCCGTGCGGCTCTGGGCCTGCCCCAGCAGGGAGGCGTCGGGTTCACCGGGCAGTGCGGCGGGCATCGTGGGGTCCTGACT harbors:
- a CDS encoding YsnF/AvaK domain-containing protein; this encodes MTSQDPTMPAALPGEPDASLLGQAQSRTELGRMTLHEERANIEVVRGGAGSVSVLRRVVEREELVPVQLVRETLEITVQDGQGLVTLNGEALEPGRTYEVVVREERAEVTKQIYALSDVVLSKQSRTVTHEEAVTLRRETLDVRDPHGLTRELAIVDEDLR
- a CDS encoding isocitrate/isopropylmalate dehydrogenase family protein; this translates as MANYRICLIEGDGIGHEVIPATRRVLDAAGFSAEYVTAEAGYEYFLDHGTSVPQATYDAVENTDATLFGAATSPSGEKPDGFFGAIRHLRRKYGLYANVRPTRTRPVPGAYDNVDLVIVRENTQGLYVEQERRYGDTAIADTVITKDASERIGKFAADLAMKRGKRLTVVHKANVLPVTQGLFLNTIMDHTATVEGLSTSTMIVDNAAMQLVRNPSQFDVMVMTNMFGDILSDLAAGLVGGLGIAASGNVGDKFGIFESVHGSAPDIAGQGVANPTASILAAVLMLDHLGDHETARRLDNAVNKVLAEGPRTRDLGGTAGTNEFSEAVIKALT
- the mnmD gene encoding tRNA (5-methylaminomethyl-2-thiouridine)(34)-methyltransferase MnmD; the protein is MFGSDSSPPLLTTPDGSLTALNARFGEAYGSRHGARSQAWHVFVEGSGTHVHPAPRVLEIGFGVGVNARATLAATAGSGAPLEYLAYEFDPVSTETLRGVSVGGEAEGHPAWEALLGAWDIAGERLKVQAGGAALEVRFEDVSTAELPRDWATALYLDGFSPSRNPEVWTPEFTARLAAALAPGGVLTTYSAAGHVRRALGAAGLEVERRPGAPGKRECLRAVRPL
- a CDS encoding FAD-binding oxidoreductase — protein: MSSPPHVAVIGGGVAGASVAYALGQAGARVTLVDTGQHAASRVPSALLNPVRGQSGKVDPQAVAGLQRTWTWLEALEAAGHAVPHGRGGVLRPVPDDRTREKFTRNLPAELPHTWLSPVEAPAELAPGWAHALWLPEGGWLDGAAFTSALRRASGARVVRARAVGWSAQQVTLDGGETLEADAAVWCGGAVGHGWAGGDGTYRAGSLLLLDRAPSPVPVSFGAYAAPAASGGVLGATFEAPAPVWAPPHLPLGSLSWLLGKGLALTPGLHGTQLTGRWSGTRLSGLRCGQGEDGVWRLSGLGSKGFLLGPLLAGELAAELLGRF